A part of Cannabis sativa cultivar Pink pepper isolate KNU-18-1 chromosome 6, ASM2916894v1, whole genome shotgun sequence genomic DNA contains:
- the LOC115725653 gene encoding protein BASIC PENTACYSTEINE4 isoform X1 — protein MDDGRHHETSRHKVDYYRASHSPWNMMAPHQVKEPNALVMNKKIMSIIAERDAAIRERNAAVSEKNEALAERDEARRQRDEVMAQRDSALLERDNALAALQVRNSSMSVTLCGGVQRGVKRTNHPSTHMPNMALATYDSKETQITDAFPITVISSDAIKSPQTKRPKVNKGHSSRESKPPRKKVAEDLNRRATSDGTKYRTEWDSQDVGLNLITFDESIMPVPVCSCTGVSRQCYKWGSGGWQSSCCTTNMSMYPLPQIPNKRHARMGGRKMSGSVFTRLLSRLAAQGHDLSIPLDLREYWARHGTNRYITIK, from the exons ATGGACGATGGCAGGCACCACGAAACTAGCAGACATAAGGTGGACTATTACAGAGCCTCACACTCTCCG TGGAATATGATGGCCCCACATCAAGTGAAGGAACCGAATGCTTTAGTTATGAATAAAAAGATCATGTCCATAATTGCTGAGAGGGATGCTGCCATACGAGAGAGGAATGCAGCAGTGTCTGAAAAGAATGAAGCATTGGCTGAAAGGGATGAGGCTCGCCGGCAGCGAGATGAGGTAATGGCTCAGAGGGATTCAGCCTTGTTGGAAAGAGATAACGCCCTTGCAGCCCTTCAAGTTAGGAATAGTTCCATGAGTGTAACACTGTGTGGGGGAGTTCAACGTGGAGTGAAGCGCACGAACCACCCATCAACTCATATGCCTAACATGGCTTTAGCTACTTATGACTCAAAGGAAACGCAGATAACCGATGCCTTCCCCATTACAGTTATATCTTCTGATGCTATCAAGTCACCTCAGACAAAGCGACCAAAGGTGAACAAGGGACATTCATCCAGGGAGTCAAAGCCACCGCGAAAGAAAGTAGCAGAGGATCTGAACAGACGAGCTACCTCTGATGGCACAAAGTATAGAACAGAGTGGGATAGTCAGGATGTGGGCTTGAACCTCATAACTTTTGATGAGTCTATCATGCCAGTGCCGGTTTGCTCCTGCACTGGTGTTTCTCGACAGTGTTACAAATGGGGGAGCGGTGGATGGCAGTCATCATGTTGCACAACAAATATGTCAATGTACCCTCTGCCACAAATACCAAATAAGCGGCATGCAAGAATGGGTGGACGAAAGATGAGTGGAAGTGTTTTCACGAGATTGCTTAGTCGGCTAGCGGCACAAGGCCATGATTTATCAATACCACTAGATCTAAGGGAATATTGGGCCCGGCATGGGACAAATCGATATATTACAATCAAATAg
- the LOC115725653 gene encoding protein BASIC PENTACYSTEINE4 isoform X2, with product MMAPHQVKEPNALVMNKKIMSIIAERDAAIRERNAAVSEKNEALAERDEARRQRDEVMAQRDSALLERDNALAALQVRNSSMSVTLCGGVQRGVKRTNHPSTHMPNMALATYDSKETQITDAFPITVISSDAIKSPQTKRPKVNKGHSSRESKPPRKKVAEDLNRRATSDGTKYRTEWDSQDVGLNLITFDESIMPVPVCSCTGVSRQCYKWGSGGWQSSCCTTNMSMYPLPQIPNKRHARMGGRKMSGSVFTRLLSRLAAQGHDLSIPLDLREYWARHGTNRYITIK from the coding sequence ATGATGGCCCCACATCAAGTGAAGGAACCGAATGCTTTAGTTATGAATAAAAAGATCATGTCCATAATTGCTGAGAGGGATGCTGCCATACGAGAGAGGAATGCAGCAGTGTCTGAAAAGAATGAAGCATTGGCTGAAAGGGATGAGGCTCGCCGGCAGCGAGATGAGGTAATGGCTCAGAGGGATTCAGCCTTGTTGGAAAGAGATAACGCCCTTGCAGCCCTTCAAGTTAGGAATAGTTCCATGAGTGTAACACTGTGTGGGGGAGTTCAACGTGGAGTGAAGCGCACGAACCACCCATCAACTCATATGCCTAACATGGCTTTAGCTACTTATGACTCAAAGGAAACGCAGATAACCGATGCCTTCCCCATTACAGTTATATCTTCTGATGCTATCAAGTCACCTCAGACAAAGCGACCAAAGGTGAACAAGGGACATTCATCCAGGGAGTCAAAGCCACCGCGAAAGAAAGTAGCAGAGGATCTGAACAGACGAGCTACCTCTGATGGCACAAAGTATAGAACAGAGTGGGATAGTCAGGATGTGGGCTTGAACCTCATAACTTTTGATGAGTCTATCATGCCAGTGCCGGTTTGCTCCTGCACTGGTGTTTCTCGACAGTGTTACAAATGGGGGAGCGGTGGATGGCAGTCATCATGTTGCACAACAAATATGTCAATGTACCCTCTGCCACAAATACCAAATAAGCGGCATGCAAGAATGGGTGGACGAAAGATGAGTGGAAGTGTTTTCACGAGATTGCTTAGTCGGCTAGCGGCACAAGGCCATGATTTATCAATACCACTAGATCTAAGGGAATATTGGGCCCGGCATGGGACAAATCGATATATTACAATCAAATAg
- the LOC115725076 gene encoding uncharacterized protein LOC115725076, which translates to MKESTQGTEPIGQNLIKLISNLCFSVFVFSVLVFTVIAITYQPPDPWLESAPALTKLFTQNENATFKNDDSILKTGEDMVPVVVAPSISPSISNPITELAIEKSESLINDSSTQLNCEDLEKVNCSDPRALIAIERFNLKVFKSIVFLEYQTPVNGSKPDECDVMWRFRNKKEKSWRKYRDFRRFKLTFGENCTYEVAHAGGWHSGVNARRFRTRIGNGTRSRLAPQPPRDDQINDTIPSLGSETSFRRGRYLYYSRGGDYCKGMNQYMWSFLCGLGEAMYLNRTLVMDFSICLAATYNPSNKDEEGKDFRYYFDFEHLKEAAPVVEEGEFLRDWKKWNRSHKRKVPVRKVVTHKVTPMQLKKDRSTIVWRQFDAPEPENYWYRVCEGQASKYIQRPWHALWKSKRLMNIVTEISGQMDWDFDAAHVVRGAKAQNKELWPHLDYDTSPDMLIEKIKGMVRPGRHLYIATNEPYYNYFDKLRSQYKVHLLDDYNVLWGNTSEWYNETMQLNNNRPVEFDGYMRVAVDTEVLYRAKTKVETFYNLTKDCKDGVNTC; encoded by the coding sequence ATGAAGGAATCGACTCAGGGGACTGAGCCTATTGGGCAAAACCTCATAAAGCTCATAAGCAACCTCTGTTTCTCAGTTTTTGTCTTCTCAGTCTTGGTCTTCACagtcatagccattacttaccaACCCCCAGATCCATGGCTGGAATCAGCTCCTGCCCTAACAAAACTCTTCACCCAGAACGAAAACGCCACCTTCAAAAACGACGATTCAATCCTCAAAACGGGCGAGGATATGGTCCCAGTTGTAGTGGCTCCTTCTATTTCTCCATCCATATCCAATCCCATTACTGAGTTGGCTATAGAGAAAAGTGAATCTTTGATAAACGATTCGAGTACCCAATTGAACTGTGAGGATCTAGAGAAAGTGAATTGTTCGGATCCCCGAGCTTTAATCGCTATTGAGAGGTTCAATTTAAAGGTTTTCAAGTCTATTGTGTTCTTGGAGTATCAAACACCAGTTAATGGATCTAAACCAGATGAATGTGATGTAATGTGGCGATTTCGGAACAAGAAGGAGAAATCATGGAGAAAGTATAGGGATTTCAGGAGGTTTAAGCTCACATTTGGTGAGAATTGTACTTACGAAGTGGCTCATGCTGGTGGCTGGCATTCTGGTGTCAATGCTCGTCGATTTAGGACCCGAATTGGCAATGGAACGAGGTCTAGACTCGCGCCGCAGCCTCCTCGGGATGATCAGATAAACGACACCATTCCAAGCTTGGGATCAGAGACTAGCTTCAGGAGAGGAAGGTACTTGTATTACTCTCGTGGTGGTGATTATTGTAAAGGAATGAATCAATATATGTGGAGTTTCTTATGTGGTTTAGGTGAAGCAATGTACTTGAATAGAACTTTAGTTATGGATTTTAGTATATGTTTGGCTGCTACTTATAATCCTAGTAACAAAGATGAGGAAGGAAAAGATTTTAGATACTATTTCGATTTCGAGCATTTGAAGGAAGCTGCTCCTGTAGTTGAGGAGGGTGAGTTTTTGAGAGATTGGAAGAAATGGAATCGTAGTCATAAGAGGAAAGTTCCTGTTAGGAAAGTTGTAACTCATAAGGTTACTCCTATGCAGCTTAAGAAAGATAGGAGCACAATCGTATGGAGGCAATTCGATGCTCCCGAGCCAGAGAATTACTGGTACAGAGTTTGTGAGGGTCAAGCTTCAAAGTACATTCAAAGACCATGGCATGCTTTGTGGAAATCTAAGAGGTTGATGAACATTGTCACCGAGATTAGCGGTCAAATGGACTGGGATTTCGATGCTGCACATGTGGTTCGGGGTGCCAAGGCACAAAACAAAGAGCTGTGGCCTCATTTGGATTATGATACTTCTCCAGATATGCTTATTGAGAAGATTAAAGGGATGGTTCGACCAGGAAGGCATCTTTACATTGCAACCAATGAACCATACTATAACTATTTTGATAAATTGAGGTCTCAGTATAAGGTTCATTTGCTTGATGATTACAATGTATTGTGGGGGAATACTAGTGAGTGGTACAATGAGACAATGCAGTTGAATAATAATAGACCAGTTGAGTTTGATGGGTACATGAGAGTTGCAGTGGATACTGAGGTACTTTACAGGGCAAAGACAAAGGTTGAAACTTTCTATAATTTGACAAAAGATTGCAAGGATGGAGTCAATACATGCTGA
- the LOC115725532 gene encoding polyprenol reductase 2 isoform X1, with protein sequence MELELVWLLRAAWIAGTLPILVASIPSSRLSSVHGLLLDFAKRGKIMSSSSKRFTLPQKYFGHFYAVASVWTTFLLVATWMYAYKTVPIVSKPFHYSTFASQIAGGSQIFSWLQSHTAPVEYKYSVWRSVFLLLLMDVQVLRRLYETIYVFNYSSSARMHILGYLTGFFFYTAGPLSLCCNCIPEVYKFVLNGVAEFIVIGKNRMPAFELDWWEFVIPLVKLGWLQWIGAAIFFWGWIHQLRCHAILGSLRENKAQADEYVIPHGDWFKIVSSPHYLAEIVLYFGVLIASGGRDLTIWLLFIFVVANLVFAAAETHRWYLRKFENYPRNRLAIIPFVY encoded by the exons ATGGAATTGGAGCTTGTTTGGTTGCTTAGAGCGGCTTGGATTGCTGGTACTTTGCCTATACTGGTTGCTTCAATACCTAGTTCAAGGCTTTCTTCGGTTCATGGACTTCTATTGGATTTTGCTAAGAGAGGGAAGATAATGAGTTCTTCTTCAAAA AGATTCACACTTCCTCAAAAATACTTCGGCCATTTCTATGCGGTAGCTTCGGTGTGGACAACATTTCTGCTCGTTGCAACTTGGATGTATGCATACAAAACAGTGCCAATAGTTTCCAAGCCTTTTCATTATTCTACGTTTGCCAGCCAAATAGCAGGGGGTTCTCAAATCTTTTCATGGCTCCAAAGTCATACAGCTCCGGTGGAGTATAAATATAGCGTTTGGAGATCTGTGTTTCTGCTTTTGTTGATGGATGTTCAAGTCTTGAGACGCCTTTATGAGACAATATATGTGTTCAATTATAGTTCCTCAGCTCGGATGCACATTTTGGGTTATTTGACTGGCTTCTT TTTCTACACAGCAGGACCACTGTCACTTTGTTGCAACTGCATTCCGGAGGTGTACAAATTTGTGTTGAATGGAGTTGCTGAATTCATTGTTATAGGCAAGAACCGCATGCCAGCCTTCGAATTGGACTGGTGGGAATTTGTGATTCCCCTTGTAAAGCTTGGCTGGCTACAGTGGATTGGTGCAGCAATATTTTTCTGGGGTTGGATTCATCAGCTTCGTTGCCATGCTATTCTT GGCTCGCTTCGAGAAAACAAAGCACAAGCAGATGAATATGTAATTCCGCACGGTGACTGGTTCAAAATTGTGTCATCTCCTCACTATCTGGCTGAGATT GTTTTATACTTCGGTGTTTTGATTGCTAGTGGAGGAAGGGACCTTACAATCTGGTTACTCTTTATATTTGTG GTGGCGAATTTAGTGTTTGCAGCAGCGGAAACCCATAGATGGTACCTTCGAAAATTTGAGAACTACCCCAGAAATCGGCTTGCGATTATTCCATTTGTTTACTAA
- the LOC115725532 gene encoding polyprenol reductase 2 isoform X2 encodes MKRFTLPQKYFGHFYAVASVWTTFLLVATWMYAYKTVPIVSKPFHYSTFASQIAGGSQIFSWLQSHTAPVEYKYSVWRSVFLLLLMDVQVLRRLYETIYVFNYSSSARMHILGYLTGFFFYTAGPLSLCCNCIPEVYKFVLNGVAEFIVIGKNRMPAFELDWWEFVIPLVKLGWLQWIGAAIFFWGWIHQLRCHAILGSLRENKAQADEYVIPHGDWFKIVSSPHYLAEIVLYFGVLIASGGRDLTIWLLFIFVVANLVFAAAETHRWYLRKFENYPRNRLAIIPFVY; translated from the exons ATGAAGAGATTCACACTTCCTCAAAAATACTTCGGCCATTTCTATGCGGTAGCTTCGGTGTGGACAACATTTCTGCTCGTTGCAACTTGGATGTATGCATACAAAACAGTGCCAATAGTTTCCAAGCCTTTTCATTATTCTACGTTTGCCAGCCAAATAGCAGGGGGTTCTCAAATCTTTTCATGGCTCCAAAGTCATACAGCTCCGGTGGAGTATAAATATAGCGTTTGGAGATCTGTGTTTCTGCTTTTGTTGATGGATGTTCAAGTCTTGAGACGCCTTTATGAGACAATATATGTGTTCAATTATAGTTCCTCAGCTCGGATGCACATTTTGGGTTATTTGACTGGCTTCTT TTTCTACACAGCAGGACCACTGTCACTTTGTTGCAACTGCATTCCGGAGGTGTACAAATTTGTGTTGAATGGAGTTGCTGAATTCATTGTTATAGGCAAGAACCGCATGCCAGCCTTCGAATTGGACTGGTGGGAATTTGTGATTCCCCTTGTAAAGCTTGGCTGGCTACAGTGGATTGGTGCAGCAATATTTTTCTGGGGTTGGATTCATCAGCTTCGTTGCCATGCTATTCTT GGCTCGCTTCGAGAAAACAAAGCACAAGCAGATGAATATGTAATTCCGCACGGTGACTGGTTCAAAATTGTGTCATCTCCTCACTATCTGGCTGAGATT GTTTTATACTTCGGTGTTTTGATTGCTAGTGGAGGAAGGGACCTTACAATCTGGTTACTCTTTATATTTGTG GTGGCGAATTTAGTGTTTGCAGCAGCGGAAACCCATAGATGGTACCTTCGAAAATTTGAGAACTACCCCAGAAATCGGCTTGCGATTATTCCATTTGTTTACTAA
- the LOC115725577 gene encoding NADP-dependent D-sorbitol-6-phosphate dehydrogenase isoform X3, which yields MIYMHVYRKKKKKKKKKKKRKMAIRLNSGFNMPIVGLGVWRMEGKTIKDLIINSINLGYRHLDCAAHYKNEIEVGEAISEAFETGLVKREDLFITIKLWNSDHGHVLEACKDSLKKLQLDYLDLYLVHFPVATKHTGVGTTKSTLDDDGVLEIDTTISLETTWHAMEELVSMGLVRSIGISNYGVVLTRDCLAYSKIKPAVNQIETHPYFQRDSLVKFCQKHGVVVTAHTPLGGATANTELFGSISCLDDPILQDLARKYNKSVAQIVLRWGIQRNTAVIPKTSKVKRLKDNFQVFDFELTKEDMDLIKTLDKELRTNQPAKFWGIDVYA from the exons atgatatatatgcatgtatatagaaagaagaagaagaagaagaagaagaagaagaaaagaaaaatggcAATAAGGCTCAACAGTGGGTTCAACATGCCGATTGTGGGTCTAGGTGTTTGGCGTATGGAAGGAAAAACTATCAAAGACCTCATTATCAACTCCATCAACCTTGGCTATCGCCATCTTGATTGTGCTG CTCATTACAAGAATGAAATAGAAGTTGGGGAAGCAATTTCTGAGGCATTTGAGACAGGGCTTGTTAAGAGAGAGGATCTCTTTATTACCATTAAG CTTTGGAATTCTGACCATGGACATGTCCTTGAGGCCTGTAAGGATAGTCTGAAGAAGCTTCAGTTAGATTATCTGGATTTATACCTTGTTCACTTCCCTGTGGCCACAAAGCATACTG GAGTTGGTACAACTAAGAGTACTTTAGATGATGATGGGGTGCTAGAGATAGATACAACCATATCTTTGGAAACTACTTGGCATGCTATGGAAGAACTAGTTTCCATGGGTCTAGTCCGCAGCATTGGAATCAG CAACTATGGTGTCGTTCTAACTAGAGACTGCTTAGCTTACTCCAAAATCAAGCCTGCTGTGAATCAGATCGAAACTCACCCTTACTTCCAACGCGATTCTCTTGTGAAATTCTGTCAAAAGCATGGGGTTGTTGTCACTGCTCACACTCCTTTGGGAGGTGCTACAGCCAACACTGAATTGTTTGGTTCAATTTCATGTCTAGATGATCCAATTCTCCAA GATCTTGCAAGGAAATACAACAAAAGTGTGGCGCAAATCGTTCTTCGATGGGGAATTCAACGCAATACGGCTGTTATTCCAAAGACATCTAAAGTCAAGAGATTGAAAGATAATTTCCAAGTTTTTGACTTTGAGCTTACCAAAGAGGACATGGATCTTATCAAAACTCTGGACAAGGAACTTCGAACCAATCAACCTGCCAAGTTTTGGGGCATAGATGTGTATGCATAA